The stretch of DNA GATAAAACCTCGCGCTGCCGGTGTGACAATGTCGCTCCACAACACTTCGTGGCGATTGTCCGCGGGGATATCCGGTGTATAGGGTCGCATCGCCCGCCACCAACCGTTGGAATAGCCCGCTTTGTGTTCGCAGATGCCGTGCACATAGACGACATGCGTTCTGCCCGTCTCAAGACGACGACCGGCAGGGGCGACGAAGGCGGGCTGCGTCGAGAACAGCCCCCAATTTGCCAAATCGCCAGCGCATTCCAACTGCGGATCTTGATCGCGAATTTGATAACTGGGAATCAATGCTGCCGCTGACCGATGCCAGTTCGTATAGGATTGCCCGGCCCCATGTGCCTCTAGCGATTGAAACAGAGCATAGGTCAGCGCCCCGTGATAGTCGCCATCGATAAAAGCATCGTTAGATAGCTGATTGTCCCGGCAACCGGTGATTAGGATTCCGCACTGTTCCTCGACACTGCGACCGAAATGCCGGACGTTCAAATTCCGATAGGAGGTCATTGTGACTGAGTCGGCCGAGAACCCGTCTTCGATTGTGATTCCTCCCACGGCTCGAAATCGGATGTCGGGCGGAGGGAGCAACCGTTTTTTTGTCGCAGGGATCTTTGGCCCAAACTCCTTCGTGCCGGTCCCGGAATGGCAGCAGTCCAGAATGATCGTCAGGTTCACGCCGTCGGGGACCATACGGATGATGTTTCCCAGGTCGTCGTCGAGCAGTGGATTGTCCCAGTCGTGGTCGAACGGGACTAGACATTCATCGACATGATCCAGCTCGTCGCCGTTGCGGTCGGGGACCTGCGTCCCGTGCCCGGAGTAATGAAAGACCAAGACGTCCCCCGCCCGCGCACCATCGACCAGCCACTCCAGACGTTTCAAAATTGCCGCTTTGGTCGCCCGCTGGTCCACCAGCAACCGCATGTCCGGGCCGGGGGTGAATCCAAAATGAGTGATCAGCATATTTCCCATCATCAGCGCATCGTTCACGCAGCCCTTGAGCGGCGCGGTGGGATATTGATTAATACCCACCAGCAGTGCACGTTTTCGAGGTCCGCGTTGTTGTGTCGTCATTGATCGAGTCATTTGAGCTACCTTTTCATTTAGGAGTGTCGTGAGATCGGTTGAAGTTTTTTCATCCCCATGGCTCTTTATTGACCGCGTTTCCCTTACTTGTCCGCTTCTTGCTGCACTGGCTCTCTCAGCGCTCGTAATTCACTCAGCAGCGGTTTCAATTTTCTATCAAGTTGTTTCGCCGTCACCCCTTTCTCTTGAATTGATTGAATCGCGGCCTTCAGTTCTTCAATCTGCTTCAACATCTTGGCCGTATCTTCGTTCGTCTTGGGGGAAGCAGCGGTCGTTGGTTTTCGCACTTCGCATTTGAATGACTTCAATTCTTTGTCGAAATGTTGCGCCGTCAGCTTGCCGGTGGCATTGGCTTGGATGGACTTTTCCATTTCGTTGAGCTTGTCTAACAGCTTGTCCGTATCACCGGTGGTGCCAAAATGGATGTAAGGTGCTATGACCGAGGCGATCAGCAAAATCAAAAGCACGATTGCAGCGATTCCCAACCACATATTGATTTTGAATAGCTTCTGCAGTTGTTGTTGGGGGTCCTGAGGATCGGTGGGCATCGGTAACCTCCGATTGGCATGTTTGAGAAATTGATAACCTTCGGTGAGTGATTTCTTGGCGAATGGATTTTGCACAGGGAGCATTTCCTGAAATGGGGCCTGATCTGACGAGCCGCAGTGCACAATCACGCTAGCAATCCCGAGTGCCAACAAGCTGGCACACCTGTTTTGGGATTGGCGAATTTTTCGAAATCCCCCGAAACCCCATAATTTCCTATTCGGAAGAGCGAATGGCTTGGTGAAACGCGGGGGAGAGACTGTTGGAAACTCCGGTCGCGGCAGTCGCGATTCACCAATATCCGGCGTTGTCATCCAGCCAGCCTGTCTTAGAATGTAAGACCTGTTGGCCGGATGGTTTTGACCCCATTCAGAGAGTGAGGAACTTGCGATGCTAGAAAGTCTCACCCAAAGCTTGGCCGACGCACTCAAACCATTACGGTGGCAATCCAGGTTTACACAGAAAGACATTGCCGATCGTCTCGAAGCTGTTCGGCTGGCATTGCTCAAGGAAGACGTCGCCGATGAGGTCGCCCGGATACTCACCGACCGCATTATTGATGCGACCATTTGCCGCCAAGTGCGCAAGTCGATGGATCCCTGGCAACAACTCCTCAGAGTGATTTATGAGGAGCTGTTCAAAATGATGGGACAGATCGGCATGCAGGGGGTAGACGCTCAGTCGCTCAACCTCCGTGCGGACGGCGAGCTCTCCATCCTGTTGTTGTGTGGCCAGCCGGGAAGTGGCACAACAACGACCTGTGGGAAACTGGCGCTCAAATTGAAGAACAACGGATACCGTCTGATGTTGGTGGCAGCTGACTTGCAGAACCCGGCCGGTGTCGAACGGATGAAGGCCATCGGCAGCCAACTGGACGTGCCGGTTTATTGTGAGGCTTCTAGAAACGACACGGTATTTGATGTTTGCTACAAGGCTCGAAGAGCGGCGCGTGTGGCTGGCAACGTCGATGTCTTGATACTGGATACTTCCGGCCGGCAACACATGGATAGCAAATGGATCTCAAATTTCACTAGAACAAAACGCCATATGCGTCCTCGGCAGGTGCTCTATGTCTGCGATGCGACGACAAGTCAAGCAGGAGTGGACACTGCGAAAATCATTCATGACTATCATAAGCTCGACGGCGTGATCCTCACCAAAATGGACGTCGATGCCCACGGTGGGGCGCTACTCAGCATGAAACATATGACCGGTATGCCGATCAAATTTTTAGGGGTCGGTGAGCAGTTGGACCAGTTCCAAGAGTTTGATCCTCACCGTATAGCAAAACGGATGTTGGGAATCGTAGAGAAGCCGTCGGCGGCAGGGGAGACAATGCGTGATGGGAAATTCACGCTCGATACCTTCCTCTCCACGATGAAGCAGATGAAAAAGCGAGGCCCGATGGAGGAGGTCATGAAGATGATTCCCGGTATGGGGGCTGCGGTCGAAGCGATCGGCGACATGAACCCCGACGACGACATGAAGCAGATCGAAGGAATCATTCAGTCGATGACGCCGCACGAACGGAGCAACCCGGACGTGATCGATATCAGTCGTCGTCGTCGGATTGCGAAAGGTTCTGGTGTTGACCCGGCGGACGTCAATAAACTGCTCAAAGACTTTGGCGGCATGCAGGGGATGATGTCCAAGATGGCCGGGATGTCGATTCGCGAGCGGATGTGGGAGGTCAAGGAGTTGGGGGAGTACAGACTGTTCAATCCGGATCCGCCAGACGAGATTGAGCCTGAGTTTGATGACGATGTTGAAAACGAAAAGGACGATGAGTGAGCGAATCCCCCGTTGTCAGTTGCCATAATTCACCAATATCCGGCGTTGTCATCCAGCCAGCGCCTTCCTAGAATGGACGACTTGGTCATTCGCCTGGATTCGTTGCGGCGGCAGCGGTACGGGTGTTCACCTCTTGCTGGTCGCCCGGGCTGGTTCATGTCTGATTTCGCTGCCCCCGAGCCTTACCCTGTGGGGAAGCGGCGATCGTTTTTTGCCTATAGGGAAATGTGGGATTTGCGATGTTTGAGAGTATCACTCAGGGTTTGACCGGCGCTCTGGATGCGTTGCGCGGCCAAACGAAACTCACCGAGAAAAACATCGCGGATAGTCTCGGGCAAGTTCGGCAAGCTTTGCTCGAAGCGGATGTTGCCTACGACGTCGCCAAAAGTTTCACCGACCGCGTTACGGAAAATGCGATCGGTCGAAAAGTGCTCAACTCGATCAATCCCGGGCAACAGCTGGTCGGCGTGGTCTATGAAGAGTTGATCCACCTGATGGGGCCGGTTGATCATTCTTTGCATCTGGCGGGCAAAGACGAAGTCACGGTCATCATGCTCTGCGGCTTGCAGGGGAGCGGTAAGACGACCACCTGCGGTAAGTTGTCCCGCATTTTGATGAACAGCGGCCGTCGCCCGATGATGGTGGCGGCCGACTTGCAGCGTCCGGCGGCGATTGAACAGCTCAAAACCCTGGGCGGCCAACTTGATGTGCCGGTGCACTTTGAGGATCCGCAAGGCAACTCGGCGGTCAACGTCTGTCGTAACGGGCTGAAAGCGGCCAAGGCGGCGGGGAATATCGACACGTTGATCCTGGATACCGCCGGCCGGTTGCATATCGACGACGACTTGATGAAAGAGCTGGAGCAGATCGATAACCGGCTGCATCCCAAGCAAGTGCTGTTTGTCTGCGATGCGATGACTGGACAGGACGCGGTCAATTCCGCCAAGGCCTTTAACGAGGCGTTAGAACTGGACGGTGTGATTCTCACCAAGCTCGACGGCGACGCACGCGGTGGAGCGGCTTTGAGCGTCAAGCATGTGACCGGGGTTCCCATTAAGTATGTCGGGGTTGGCGAGCAACTCGATAAACTGCAGGAATTTCATCCCGACCGCATGGCAGAGCGGATTCTGGGGATGGGGGACATGCGGTCGCTGGTCGAAGAGGCTCAGGCCAAATTTGATCAGGAGGAGATGGAGGCGGCCGAGGAGAAGATGCGTGAGGGGAAATTCACGCTCGATACCTTCCTCTCCACGATGAAGCAGATGAAAAAGCTGGGCCCGATGGGGGAAGTCATGAAAATGATTCCCGGCATGGGGGGCGCAGTCGAAGCGATGGGCGACATGAATCCCGACGACGATATGAAGCAGATCGAAGGGATCATTCAGTCGATGACGCCGCACGAACGGAGCAACCCGGACGTGATCGACATCAGCCGTCGACGGCGGATTGCGAAAGGCTCTGGTGTTGACCCGGCGGACGTCAATAAACTGCTCAAAGACTTTGGCGGCATGCAGGGGATGATGTCCAAGATGGCCGGGATGTCGATTCGCGAGCGGATGCGGGCGGTCAAAGAGCTGGGTGAGGGGGGCCTGATGAATCCCGGAGCTCAGATTCACCAGACCAAGCAGCGCAGCAAACGGGGACCGCAGGACAAACGCAAAATCCAGCAATTGAAGAAGAAGCAGCGCAAAAACGCCAAACAGCAGAAAAAAAGGAATCGCAAGCGGTAAATTGGGCGAGAACCGGATCTGTGCGTTGGCGAGAAGTGGACTGAAAAGGGTCTGAGGCGGCGCATTTGACGAAAATTGCGGTTCTCGGCCCCTGATGGGTTGCTGTTTCGCGCGGAATTCGTTGAAATTAGCGTTTCCCCGTGGAGACGGTCCGTAAGAACAGATATCAACGCGCCCCCGTTAAGATTTCGCGTTGCGAATGACGACAGCGGTGGCTCCATATAACATACGTTTCAGCAGAAATATCAGAGTCTAAGGAGAAGTGCGTGGCAGTTCGTATTCGGATGAAGCGATTGGGACGGCGACACCGCCCGTTTTATCGCATCTGTGTGATCGACCAACGGAAACAGCGTAACGGTAAGTCCATCGAGGACATCGGGACCTACGATCCCATGATTCGCGACAAGTCGCAGCGGGTTTCGCTGAACATGGAGCGGGTCGACTACTGGGTGTCGGTCGGTGCACAACCCTCGGAAAACGTGCAGGCCTTGATTAAGAAGGTCAAATTGAACAAATTCGGAGCTGTGAAGACTCCGCCGCCATTGACGGCTCCCAAGCCGCTGCCCGAACCGGAACCGGAAGTCGCCGCTGAAGCGGAATCGACTGAAGCAGCTGCCGAAGGTGCTGAGGAAGCTCCGGCAGAAGCAGCAGCCGAAGAAACAGCCGCCGAGTAAATCGCGCGGGGGTGGCTGCCGTGGAATTCAAGCAGTGGTATTCGAACAGTTGAACATCGAACAGTGATTACCTGATATGCGGTTCGATATTCTGACGTTGTTTCCCGGTCTGTTTGAGAGCTATTTGCAGCAGAGTCTGCTGAAAAAGGCGATCGACGCGGGGTTGGTGGACATCCAGCGGTGGAACATCCGAGATTGGGCAACGGGTGTTCACAAGTCGGTGGATGACAAGCCGTACGGCGGCGGACCGGGGATGTTGATTACCTGCGAGCCGACGTTTGATTGCGTCGAAGCGGTGCAAAAAGCAGCTCCCCAACCGGGGCGGCTGATCATGCTCAGTCCGCAAGGACGGCAGTTGGATCAACAATTGGTATCAGAGTTAGCGGAAGAAGAACGGTTGCTGTTGTTGTGCGGCCGGTATGAAGGATTTGACGACAGGATTCGGGAAGGTTTGCAGCCGTTGGAAGTCTCAGCGGGAGATTTCATCTGTAACGGCGGCGAAGTCCCGGCCATGTTGGTGATCGACGCGGTGATTCGTCTGGTCCCCGATGTGCTCGGTGACGAGACCAGCAGCAAATACGATTCGTTTTCCGATTCGGCCCGTCTGGAGTATCCGCAATACACCAGGCCGCGCGAGTTTCGGGGGATGAAAGTTCCCGATGTGTTGTTGAGCGGCAATCACCAAGAGATCGCCCGTTGGCGCGAACAAGAGAGTCTCAAACGGACTCAAGAACGTCGCAGTGATTTGTTGGACTGAGCTGCGAACTAACGAAACGGCAAACTAACTAAATAGACCGTGGACCTGTGGCCAAAACAGACTGGTCTGCGGCATTCGATAAGCGAAACGTTAAAACTAAGGGATCGAGTCATGGATCAATTGCTCAAAGCCGTTGAAGAATCTAGCTTGCGTGAAGAACCGCTGGAATTTGAAATCGGCGACACCGTGGACGTGCATACGCGGATCCTCGAAGGGGATAAGGAGCGGATTCAAATTTTCAACGGTGTGGTGATCGCCCGTCGTGGTGGCGGGACGCGGGAAACCTTTACGGTTCGCCGCATTGTCGCTGGTGAAGGGGTCGAACGGACCTTCCCAGTGCATTCGCCGAAAATCGCCAAGTTGGACGTCCTGCGTCACGGACGCACCCGCCGCGCCAAGCTGTACTACCTCCGCGACCGTGTGGGTAAGGCGACGCGTTTGGCCGAACGTCGTCCCAAGAAAAAGCAATAAATCGTTGTTGCAGTTGGGCGTCACTGGCGGCTTGTCCGCCAGTATCGAAGATCGAACGCGCATTCACTGCTGGACAAGCCAGCAGTGGCACCCGAGCCGGTGAACCGCCGCGTAATCACGTAAACTGTTAGAACCCTCGAGCACGCTGGGGGATCGGTATGCGAGGCTGGTGGGCCAGAGCATTCGGAAATCGAGGCGAGCGGCGCGCCGCCCGATATCTACGCGGCCTGGGCTATACGATCATCGCCCGGCAACACACCAATCGCTACGGCGAAGTCGACCTCATTGCTCGTGACGGAGACTGTCTGGTTTTCGTCGAAGTGAAGACCCGCAAGAGCACCGCCGCCGGCCATCCCGCCGAAGCGGTCGATCGCACCAAGCAAGGCCAGTTGACGCGCGTCGCCTTGGCGTATCTCAAACAGCACGGCTTGTTAAATGCTCGCTCGCGGTTTGACGTGATCGCCATCATCTGGCCCGAAGCAGGCCGCACCCCGGAGTTGCAGCACTTCCAAAATGCGTTTCCACCGGTGGGGACGGGGCAGATGTTTTCTTAAGCTCTGGCGCTAGTTTGATTTTGAACCGGAGTGCAGAGGAGATAGATCCCCCGTGCCCAAAAAAAGCAGAGCAGCAGGAAGCCGCTCCAGAGAAAGAGCGGCGTACCAAACAGCAGGGGGGCAATGCCGAACCGCGAACCGATGGCGGTAACTATGTTTAAAACAAAGATCACGTTTAGAATTACTTTTGCTGGCCCGGACGTAGGTACAGACCATAGCTTCCGCTGCATTGCCAGCATGAAGAAAAAGAACGGTACGCTGATCAACCAGGCTGCTGCAAAGAAGTGAGCCATTTCTCCAGTTCCTGTTGCATGAAAATCGTTGTCTTGCCGAACGCCGCTGGCTTGATTCTCGCTGTTTTGGAGGAGATTGGCAAGTAGATTTTAGACCAGCGTTGGAAGAGTCTCTGGGGTGTGCCGTTAGTCAGAAGACGCTGCAATTCGGCGTTCGTGGAATGTGGTGACGGCTTTATTGCATGAAGGGCGTGAATTGCGGCTTCTTGCCGGCTGCGCCGGCCCCGATTGTGGGGCAATCGCGGCTACCCGGGAAATTTAATTCATTCGCCGGCGCAGAAACGGTAGTAGATCTCGGCGGCTTGCCGCAGTTCCTCAATGTCGATCCACTCCGACTCGGTGTGGGCTTGGTTGATCGAACCGGGGCCGCAGACGATGGAGGGGACGCCGGAGGCGGCGATGCGTGAGGCGTTTGTGCCGTAGGCGACGCCGACTTTTTTGTGCGGGCCGGCGACTGCTGCGACAGACTCCAGCATGCGGTCGGCCAATTTGCTATTGTGCTCATCCGACAGCGAGATACCAGTGATCCAAGGAGGCAGCATTTCGAAGTCGACGTCGATATTTTTGCGGAGAAACGCCTCCGTTTCGGCAATCACCGCGAAACCGTCCTCACCGGGAATCACGCGGCGGTCGATTTCGATTTCGCAACGATCCGGGACGGTGTTCACACTCAGTCCTCCCTCGATACGGCCCACGCTAATGGTCGCCGGTCCGCAGAGGGGGTGTGCCGGAATGGTCTCCTTGAGATGTGCGACAAATTTTTGCAAGCCGGACAGGACTTGGCTCATTTTGTAGATAGCGTTCACGCCATCGTCAGGACGCGAGCTATGACAGGCGCGTCCGGTCGTTCGCAATTTCCAACGGGTCGCCCCGCGATGGGCCACAACCACGTCTAGGTCAGTTGGTTCGGCAACCACAGCGACGTCGGGAGCTATCTTCAGAGAGGCAATTCCCCGCCCTGGTTCGGACCACAGTTTGACGAGATCTTTGACGCCGAGTGCTTCGGCTTCTTCTTCGCAGGAACAGGACATCACGACATTCGCAGCCCCTGCCGGACGCTGGGTGACCAATCGTGCGAAAGCAGCAAGCATAGCGGCCATGCCCCCTTTGACATCGCAGGCGCCGCGGCCAAAGAGTTTGCCCTCTTGAATGGCCGGTTCAAAGGGCGGAATGGTCATGCCATCGACCGGCACGGTGTCTTGATGGGCATCCAATAAAATCGTGGGGCGATCGGGGCCGGCATCATAGCGGGCCAACACGTTAAATCGTCCCGGCAGGACCTCGACTTTTTCGGTCGCCACGCCGAGTGTGGCAAACCAATCTTCCAAGAAAGCCGTCATGCGGGCTTCGCCAAACTCAGGCCCGGAAACGTCGCGGCCCATGGGATTGACGCTGGGGATTGCTATGAGCGTTTCTAGTAACTCAACGGGGTCGTGCACGGGAAAGCTCCACGCGTTTGGGCTTGAGGCTTGAGGGGACAGGCGTGAGGGTTGGCCGATTCAGGCTGAAGGGAAGGGGGCGAATCCATAACACATTGCGGTTCGCTGTTTTCTGGCCACTGGCCACTCGCCTCCGGCCACTCTTTCAATAGTGTGGAGGCCGTTCCTGAACAGGATCGCGTTTTTCAGGTTCTTCGCCTAATTTGTCAACTTTCGATCCGAGGCGGTCCAGGCTTTTGGTGAGCGCATCGATTTCGCGCTGTTGCTCCAGCACGACCGAATTGACCTTTTGAAAGTCCGCCTGCATGTGCATCACCAGGATTTCTAATTCGGTGACGCGGTTGGCAAGAGTTGGGTCTGCAGCAGGTGTGGGGTCCGACATGGTCGCTTAGGCTCAGGTAGGTGCAATACGAAACAATCCGTACCCTATTCATAACGGTTTTGTCGGCGAAATTCATCCGTCATTCCGCAAATCGCAAGGTGGCGGACACCGCGCGATGATCGGACAGGTCCCCCGCGAGCACTTCATAGGCGACGAAAGTCGCATTGGAGGGGATCAATATCCAGTCGATGACTTGTGTGGGATTGGTCGAGGAATAGGTCATATCGCTCGGGGTGGGGGCCGCGCGAGGTCGCCATTGAAACAGCCCAGACTCTTGGAGAATCGCCATCGCGTTTTCGCCGTCGGCGGTAGTTCTAGCGTCCGGAAAACCGGGTGGTGTGGAATTCAAATCACCGGCGACGATTAACGGGACTTCCGATGACTTTGCGACGTCGACAATCGCTTTCGCTCCCCGGACACGATTGACTTCGCGGCGATGCTCCAGGTGAACTGCCAGGACCCGCACGCGCTGTTGATCGGGGAGTTGCAGCGTGGCGACGACACCCCGTTTGCGACCGACGAGCCAGTCTTCCCAGTCGGCATGCGGCGGCAGGTCGACGACCTGGGCGTCGATGATCGGATACTTGCTTAAGATCGCGTTGCCGAATTTCCAACTGCCGTACAGAAAACGGAAATCGAGATTACGCTGTTCGACGCGATAAGCAAACCCGGCCTCGGCGGCGATGGCGGCGGCTTGGTTTTGGTGTCCACTCCAAGTGGAGTCGAAGTCGACTTCGTTGAGCACCACGACATCGGCGTCGGTCCCAGCTAGGAATTGGGCGATCTGCTCAATGCGATTCCTTTTGGCCGTGTTGGTCCCTTGCCAGTTGTCATCAATCGCGCCGCGACCGTGGGCGATGTTGTATGTGACGATGCGAAGCAACCCAGGCAGGGTATCAGTCGCTGCGGCGCGTTCGCTCTCCCCATAAACACGGACACGGCGACCGGGGCTGCGGATGCGGCTGACGATGTACGGTCCGACTACCAACAATGCGATGCAGCCGACAACGACGAAGAGTCGTCGTCGTGTTCGCAACGGCCGCTGATTCTCAGCAGGTGGCGTATCGGACATGCGACTGGTGGCATCGGAGAAGCGGGGCGATTATCCCGCGCAGTTGGAGTCGTTCTGCCCGTTGCGAATCTCCTTGAGCTGTGTCGGGAACAGACGATACAGGTACCAGAACGAGATGACGACTGCAATCAGCATTGCCAGCAAGGGCTTGGACATATGGAATAAGAAATTCCCGGTCCACAGTCCGAGCATCAACGTTCCCAGGAAGAGGGTGACGCGGACCCAGTCGTCGACCCATTCGTAGCGATCGGCGAGGGTGATCTCATATCCGCAATAGGGGCAAGATTTTGTCGAAAACTGGACCATCCCACCACACCCGGGACAGCCATGCGAACGCGAGACGGACGATTTTGCCATGAATTGGTACCTCCAAAAAAAGCATAGCTTGGGGTTGGAGGGGGGGCAAATTATTTGGGGCACGTGAGGGTGAGGGAACTCAAAAGAACTCGTGAATATCGCGTGCTCCATGCAATACACGCACGATTTCAACGGCGTAGCGACCCGCCGATAGCGGTCGATAATAAATCACGAAATTCCCGACAGGAAAACTGCGCAGTCCTGACAACAATTCCTCACGCGACTCACCAATGAGTGGCTGCCGCACCAACATTTGAAATCGCGTGTCAAATTTGTGGATGACATTTGATGCGGCTGTAGGATTGTCGGCGGCAATAAAATCCCAGATTTGGTCCAGGTCGGACTGTGCCAGTGGCGAAAGGCGATATCACCGGCTCATGGCACGTTTTTCTTGGCGGCAAGACGTTCCAAACCTCGGCGTTGGATGTCATCGAAGAACTTGCGATGCTCGGCTGCGTCGTTGATTGAAATGGCTTGACCATGATCTAGTTGGTCAAGTCCAGCTTGGATGTCATTCCGGAGGAGGTCAAGTTTCTCTTCGCGTTCCTTCAGTAGTCGCAGTCCTTCTGAAATTGCCTCATCTCGCGAGCGGAACTTGCCGCTGGCGACTTCGCGTTCGACAAACGCTTCCAATTCGGGGGGGATTATTGTTGCCATCGTCATCACGCTCATTTTGGGCTTCGTAAACAGGTGTCTTGACCGCACACCGGTATCTACTCCATCGTAAGGCTCACTCGCCGTCGGAGCAACAGAAATTAAAGTCAGCTTGTGGCTGTTCCAGGAGTCTGTAAGAATCTCTCCAAACGCGACAAGTCGGTTCATTAACGCTGCACTAAACGTATCCCCCGCCTACGATATAACACTTTGAGATCCTCACGTGACCATTGTTCGCGACCGTCGTCGATGCCGGGGTCGCCCATGTCGACGTTTCCATTGTCGGCGAATCGATAAAACAGTGCCGCATGCATTTCGCCCGGCGTCCAGCCATACTCTTCGGTGTAAACCGGATCGACGGTTGCGCCACGCGGGATGCCAACTGTGAGAATTACGGGACCGGGCTCGCGATCGCGCAAAGCACTTTCGCCGCCAGCGAAGACTTCGACATCCCAATCGGTGCCGGCGGTTTTGAGTTTGAGGCCGCGATACAATCCCTGCCACAGTGTGCCGTTGCGCGTCAGGCACAGTTCGGCCATCTCTTGTTCGTTGGCTTCGATGCCGACTGCTTTGAGGATTGTCGCTGCGCAGGCCGCGCTGCAAGAAATCTTCGAGGTCTGCATGCAGACGCCGTTGCGCCACATGTCATGGCAGGTGGGGGGCGAGCCCCAAATGGGTTGAACAACGGCGAAGAGGCCCACTCCTAATAGAAGGGTTGTATAAA from Symmachiella dynata encodes:
- a CDS encoding caspase family protein — its product is MTRSMTTQQRGPRKRALLVGINQYPTAPLKGCVNDALMMGNMLITHFGFTPGPDMRLLVDQRATKAAILKRLEWLVDGARAGDVLVFHYSGHGTQVPDRNGDELDHVDECLVPFDHDWDNPLLDDDLGNIIRMVPDGVNLTIILDCCHSGTGTKEFGPKIPATKKRLLPPPDIRFRAVGGITIEDGFSADSVTMTSYRNLNVRHFGRSVEEQCGILITGCRDNQLSNDAFIDGDYHGALTYALFQSLEAHGAGQSYTNWHRSAAALIPSYQIRDQDPQLECAGDLANWGLFSTQPAFVAPAGRRLETGRTHVVYVHGICEHKAGYSNGWWRAMRPYTPDIPADNRHEVLWSDIVTPAARGFISSQDESDVKKMITDTLHDRAVRAAMDEAPGAEDGYSPNSGGTRAVLGIPGIDCIDDFMKYLLISNIRQQVIDSFTEVVEPLIQKGHRLEIISHSWGTVIAYEALHLLAENDRIPKYAVHNLFTVGSALSIGAVRRRLIEQAEDGKKPRCVEQWINLDAKNDIVGGPLKNIPFEVDSEYLNLNAVGCWPPLLNWACAHSSYFHGDNKTVQRDIFAKHINDDTLVP
- a CDS encoding signal recognition particle receptor subunit alpha — its product is MLESLTQSLADALKPLRWQSRFTQKDIADRLEAVRLALLKEDVADEVARILTDRIIDATICRQVRKSMDPWQQLLRVIYEELFKMMGQIGMQGVDAQSLNLRADGELSILLLCGQPGSGTTTTCGKLALKLKNNGYRLMLVAADLQNPAGVERMKAIGSQLDVPVYCEASRNDTVFDVCYKARRAARVAGNVDVLILDTSGRQHMDSKWISNFTRTKRHMRPRQVLYVCDATTSQAGVDTAKIIHDYHKLDGVILTKMDVDAHGGALLSMKHMTGMPIKFLGVGEQLDQFQEFDPHRIAKRMLGIVEKPSAAGETMRDGKFTLDTFLSTMKQMKKRGPMEEVMKMIPGMGAAVEAIGDMNPDDDMKQIEGIIQSMTPHERSNPDVIDISRRRRIAKGSGVDPADVNKLLKDFGGMQGMMSKMAGMSIRERMWEVKELGEYRLFNPDPPDEIEPEFDDDVENEKDDE
- the ffh gene encoding signal recognition particle protein; translation: MFESITQGLTGALDALRGQTKLTEKNIADSLGQVRQALLEADVAYDVAKSFTDRVTENAIGRKVLNSINPGQQLVGVVYEELIHLMGPVDHSLHLAGKDEVTVIMLCGLQGSGKTTTCGKLSRILMNSGRRPMMVAADLQRPAAIEQLKTLGGQLDVPVHFEDPQGNSAVNVCRNGLKAAKAAGNIDTLILDTAGRLHIDDDLMKELEQIDNRLHPKQVLFVCDAMTGQDAVNSAKAFNEALELDGVILTKLDGDARGGAALSVKHVTGVPIKYVGVGEQLDKLQEFHPDRMAERILGMGDMRSLVEEAQAKFDQEEMEAAEEKMREGKFTLDTFLSTMKQMKKLGPMGEVMKMIPGMGGAVEAMGDMNPDDDMKQIEGIIQSMTPHERSNPDVIDISRRRRIAKGSGVDPADVNKLLKDFGGMQGMMSKMAGMSIRERMRAVKELGEGGLMNPGAQIHQTKQRSKRGPQDKRKIQQLKKKQRKNAKQQKKRNRKR
- the rpsP gene encoding 30S ribosomal protein S16, yielding MAVRIRMKRLGRRHRPFYRICVIDQRKQRNGKSIEDIGTYDPMIRDKSQRVSLNMERVDYWVSVGAQPSENVQALIKKVKLNKFGAVKTPPPLTAPKPLPEPEPEVAAEAESTEAAAEGAEEAPAEAAAEETAAE
- the trmD gene encoding tRNA (guanosine(37)-N1)-methyltransferase TrmD, which codes for MRFDILTLFPGLFESYLQQSLLKKAIDAGLVDIQRWNIRDWATGVHKSVDDKPYGGGPGMLITCEPTFDCVEAVQKAAPQPGRLIMLSPQGRQLDQQLVSELAEEERLLLLCGRYEGFDDRIREGLQPLEVSAGDFICNGGEVPAMLVIDAVIRLVPDVLGDETSSKYDSFSDSARLEYPQYTRPREFRGMKVPDVLLSGNHQEIARWREQESLKRTQERRSDLLD
- the rplS gene encoding 50S ribosomal protein L19, whose amino-acid sequence is MDQLLKAVEESSLREEPLEFEIGDTVDVHTRILEGDKERIQIFNGVVIARRGGGTRETFTVRRIVAGEGVERTFPVHSPKIAKLDVLRHGRTRRAKLYYLRDRVGKATRLAERRPKKKQ
- a CDS encoding YraN family protein translates to MRGWWARAFGNRGERRAARYLRGLGYTIIARQHTNRYGEVDLIARDGDCLVFVEVKTRKSTAAGHPAEAVDRTKQGQLTRVALAYLKQHGLLNARSRFDVIAIIWPEAGRTPELQHFQNAFPPVGTGQMFS
- a CDS encoding M20 family metallopeptidase, giving the protein MHDPVELLETLIAIPSVNPMGRDVSGPEFGEARMTAFLEDWFATLGVATEKVEVLPGRFNVLARYDAGPDRPTILLDAHQDTVPVDGMTIPPFEPAIQEGKLFGRGACDVKGGMAAMLAAFARLVTQRPAGAANVVMSCSCEEEAEALGVKDLVKLWSEPGRGIASLKIAPDVAVVAEPTDLDVVVAHRGATRWKLRTTGRACHSSRPDDGVNAIYKMSQVLSGLQKFVAHLKETIPAHPLCGPATISVGRIEGGLSVNTVPDRCEIEIDRRVIPGEDGFAVIAETEAFLRKNIDVDFEMLPPWITGISLSDEHNSKLADRMLESVAAVAGPHKKVGVAYGTNASRIAASGVPSIVCGPGSINQAHTESEWIDIEELRQAAEIYYRFCAGE
- a CDS encoding SlyX family protein, producing the protein MSDPTPAADPTLANRVTELEILVMHMQADFQKVNSVVLEQQREIDALTKSLDRLGSKVDKLGEEPEKRDPVQERPPHY